TCGGTCCAGGTGTGTTATTGGGGTTCTACGGTGGCGCGCCAATGATTGGAACAGCCACACCGTTTTCTCCGTGATTTTCAAGGTAGTCGTTCTCAACTctatttaccgagccagacattttgacctgaaatcaagagatcttcgacaagaaaaagcatgaaagataacttgcataagtgtaatgaaaccagcaagaaaataatcactattatttttagccccacggtgggcgctaaactgtttactaggaaaatagtaataacaattaaatgtataaatgggactctaaaaatacgtgatctatttttatgctagttgttagagcagttgatgctaggagtatgaagtttaatgatgaaatacaagctaaaacggggcagtaatcaaaccgaggggcttgttgCCCGGGCCTTGGGCTGATCGATGAGAGGCTTCGAGGTTGATGCCTGGGCTCGAGtttgagctatcgggggtaaccgggaaggggataacagttaagatataattaaagaaggctctttatggtcaatatcaagcaataaatgaagaataaatatgaaagcaataaatggaaagagtagcctcgagcgggtaagttagagagaaaagagaaagagagagaattaTTATTGATCTCGTGCGGAGTAGTTGGAGTAACAGcggccctttacaaagtggtgaggattccctttatataggaggggaatcgtgccatagtacaaaatacattaattgtaaaagcatgAAGATGAAACGGCTAGACGCGATACCTTGATATAGGCACTGGGTAGgccggctctgtcagacttagtCATGTACCTTAGGAATTCCCCATtttgctctagcctcgatctATGTCCTCTCTAAGTCGGGTCTCGACGAGctccgagggagggaactcggtcacagcttcgcgccctcggggtctcgaggtgttcttctgaagtaacttgatagcaagaaattaggccctctgatttcgccgcatacaatgGTTCCCACAAAGCAAGAAGTCCGAGCTTCGGGATAAAATCTTCTTTTTCAAACAATTACCAGGAGAGCATCTACATAAGGCATGGGATAGATTCAAGCTATATTTGGTGAGGTCTCCAAATCATGGCTTTCCGGATCATATGTTGTTGGAAAATTTTACATGGGTTTGGATGGTATGAATCAATCCATAGCCAAAAATGCAGTAGATGGATCATTTATGGACAAGACATCTGCAAGGGTAACACAAATCCTCGACAAAATGGCCGAACATAACCAAGCTTGGCATTCGGAAGACACTACGGGTGGTATCACATATGGCACTCCTTCCTTGACCAACATGATTAAGGAAAATCAAGAAAGGGATTAAGTAATTACTAGGCTTGCTACAAATGTCAATGTATTGACAAAAATGGTCactgaaaacaaaataaaaaagttGAATATTGTGGAAGATGTTCAACAAATGTCAAATGAGAATTATGAAGAAGCAAACTATATCAACAATGTACAAGGAGGCTACCAAAGACAACCCTACCAAGGTACCGAACAACCACACCAATAGAGATCTAACCCACAATGGCAAGGAAACCAACAGCGGAATGACCAATGGGGTTCAAATCAGGAAAATTGGCTTCACAAATCGgagttcaaacccttatgttcCACAAAGGGGCAGTTCAACATAATTAATTTCGAGATAATTAATCCGAGGATAATTAACCCATAAGGGATCGTTTGGTGCATGTGATAAGAATAATAGTCTCGGGTAACTATCCCATATAGAAGTTGGGGTAACTAATCTCATGAAATATCCTATCATATGGGATATTCTAGGATATCCTGCCATTGTATCAAATGACCCGTGAAGGTCTAAATGAATTTTCATAGAATTAAGGGTCGGAGTGACAAATCGTACTATTTACATCATGCTCatctataattttaaaattaaaaaatgacATTTTTAGATCTTTTTTGTGTAAAAGACAAATCTTTAACATGTAAAATTAAATCTGTCATctgtaaaaaaagaagaaggtaaagtcgtaaaactaaaaataagtgtaaaaatagcacgatataaccagttttcggactgatcattcaaaaatagccagcgtttacgaagtcaatgaaaaatagccactattttgctgcaacagagaccggtccatcttaatatactggagttcggtgcatctgtgtatgaactctagcatattatgctggaccggtatactttgctgactccagtataatatactggagactggagcaccggtgctccaaactccagtatattatactggacaattatacttgctggaactccagtatattatgctggagttttagtgtacttatgctggaactccagtataatatgctggagttcaaacatacttatgctagaactccaatataatatactggcgtatttttcgtgttttgaacagtgttttcgctcaaatttatctttacatgaaaagtggctaaatttcgattacttttgaaactggacaatatttgaatgaccagttgtaaatctggctatttttgaatttctcccaattgaCCGGTCTGGGCAAGCAAGTGTGTAATTGGAATTAAAAAACTCTTGCCATGTATTATACGGGGCCCATAATTCATTTTAGAACGCAGCGGAGAGCTCAAAGCTATAGATCACTAACCGTTCCTCGTCTTCTCCGCCCCTTTCaggccattcttctttctcataTAAACCATATATAAGAGCTTTAACCAATTCCTCTAAACTACTTCGCTTCCCACTCCTAAATCACTCCTTTAATTCGGCATTTCCAATGGCGTCGCTTCTCCATTCCAAGTCCCCAGCTCTCTCATTCTCCTCCACAATCTCTTCTCCTTCTTCCCTCCGACGTTTCTCATCTTCCGCGGCGGCATTCCCAGCTCGCCAATACAAACTCCCCGCTGTCCAATCGAAAATCCGTGAGATCTTCATGCCTGCTCTCAGCTCTACCATGACCGAAGGCAAAATTGTCTCCTGGACTAAGTCCGAGGGTGACGTCCTCTCCAAAGGAGAATCTGTGGTGGTCGTCGAATCTGATAAAGCTGACATGGACGTAGAGACATTCTACGGTGGCATTCTCGCTGCTATCGTTGTCAATGAGGGCGAGACGGCTCCTGTTGGCGCTCCTATTGGGCTCTTGGCTGAGACTGAAGATGAAATTGCCGAAGCCAAGATTAGAGCCAAAGGCCAATCTGCTACTCCCAAACTAGAAACCTCTCCTGCTGCTACCACTACCAGTGATGCTGCTGCTGCTGCCCCCAAAGTTGCTGGACTGATTAAGATTGTCGCCACGCCTTATGCGAAGAAGTTAGCGAAGCAGCACAAAGTTGATATAAACAAAGTGACTGGGACTGGGGCATTTGGACGGATTACCCCGGAGGATGTCGAGAAGGCCGCAGGGATTACTAAAAGCATCTCCGCTGCCACTGCAGTAGCTGCTCCGATCCCGGCTGCGGCTGCTCCCGCAAAAGCGTCTCCAACTAGCTTTCCTGACATTCCAGGGTCGACCGTTGTTCCTTTCACCACAATGCAAATTACAGTATCAAAGAATATGATGGAGAGCCTCTCTGTTCCCACATTCCGTGTTGGATATCCAGTTAGTACGAACGCCCTTGATGCTCTGTATGAAAAGGTAAGTTCATCTATTTTGAGGCTAATATGTTGATACATCAAATGCTGTGGTTGGAATTTCATAGAAATGGCAAATGAACTGATACCTATTTGCATTTACATTCTGGGGCTTGTGACATGCTTTGAAATTCAATTAATAACAGGTCAAGCCAAAAGGCGTTACAATGACTGCACTGTTAGCTAAAGCTGCAGCAATGGCCCTGGCTCAACATCCAGTTGTGAACGCCACTTGTAAAGACGGAAAGAGCTTTACTTATAATAGCAGTATAAATATTGCTGTTGCTGTGGCAATTAATGGTGGATTGATCACCCCAGTGCTTCAGGATACTGACAAGGTAGCGTAATTACAATCTCTATTTCTAAATGAAGCAACATTCTCTTCGCATGGGTTGGTTATATTCACAATTGAGCTCGAGAAAGATGTAAAGTTTAGTGATATAAGGCTTATCATTTTGTTACCTTCGTGTAGTTGGATCTTTATCTATTGTCTCAAAAGTGGAAGGAATTGGTAGACAAGGCTAGGGCTAAGCAACTTCAGCCACACGAGTACAATTCAGGTAACaatttgctttatttgatttgTTTGTCTTTAAATGTGTACCTCTGTAGCTAATTCATCCAGTGAGATTTTTGAATACTGACATTGAAATGTATTGTTTTCAGGGACTTTCACGTTGTCCAACTTAGGCATGTTTGGTGTGGACAGATTTGATGCTAT
This genomic stretch from Nicotiana sylvestris chromosome 9, ASM39365v2, whole genome shotgun sequence harbors:
- the LOC104222549 gene encoding dihydrolipoyllysine-residue acetyltransferase component 4 of pyruvate dehydrogenase complex, chloroplastic-like, giving the protein MASLLHSKSPALSFSSTISSPSSLRRFSSSAAAFPARQYKLPAVQSKIREIFMPALSSTMTEGKIVSWTKSEGDVLSKGESVVVVESDKADMDVETFYGGILAAIVVNEGETAPVGAPIGLLAETEDEIAEAKIRAKGQSATPKLETSPAATTTSDAAAAAPKVAGLIKIVATPYAKKLAKQHKVDINKVTGTGAFGRITPEDVEKAAGITKSISAATAVAAPIPAAAAPAKASPTSFPDIPGSTVVPFTTMQITVSKNMMESLSVPTFRVGYPVSTNALDALYEKVKPKGVTMTALLAKAAAMALAQHPVVNATCKDGKSFTYNSSINIAVAVAINGGLITPVLQDTDKLDLYLLSQKWKELVDKARAKQLQPHEYNSGTFTLSNLGMFGVDRFDAILPPGQGAIMAVGASKPTVVSDSEGFFSVKNKMLVNVTADHRIIYGADLAAFLQTFSKIVENPESLTM